The Candidatus Zymogenaceae bacterium sequence TGGATTCATATAGAGAATGCCGCCCGCGATGAACCATGCGATCGAAACGATAAAACCGGCAAGGAGCGTGTGTAAAATGTTTTCCATGTTTTTATTCCTCTGTCTCTTAATGATACTATTTAAATAAAAAAAATTTATGAATTGTATGGTATGTATTACTTCTTATATGCAATCGCGTTCTTCTTGTCAAGCGGCAAATATCGTGATTATTCTTCCACCCATGTGTGTCATGGCTGTGGAATTGTCGTCAGCAAGGAGTAAAAGTAAGAACGCGCACCGGAAGAGGAATGCTTATTGGAGCGGGTTTTTTTGTATCCCCACTTGTCACGAACCCTCACAGTACACACGCCTTCCGAGCATATGCGTGCGTCGTCAAATTGCGGTTCTATGACGAAATCTCCGCTCATATTGATATAACCGTATAAGCCGTCAATTTCCCCCCCCACTTTCACGACGGCCAGACCTTCACGAAATGTACCGGCGTAATCAAACTGAGGCTCAATGGCGAACTCCGGTCCTGCAAAAGGTTCCCGCTCGGCATACGCGCCGCCGAGCAGGGCCCCCAGCACGATCACCATTGAAATCATGCTCGTTTTTTCATGGTATTGACCCTGAGGGGGAATCCTCCCCGCGGCGCCCGGCCTCGATTTTCATCTACAAGCGTCGAGGCACCATTGAAGCAGGGGAGTAATCACCTTCCCCGTGGGATCGGGAGACCCTCGCACCGGCAAGAGCGTGGGAAGGGGAGAGTTCCCCCCCCGATCCCACGGCGTCCCCGTTGCTCCCGATCACCTAATCGGCAAGCTCCATCTTTGACTCCGCCAGACGTTCCGCCGCCTCCAGGTCGATGACGGCCATCATGATGTCCGAGGGCGAAAGCATGCCGAGAATCCATGGGTAATCCCGGTTGACGGAGCTGGTGTAGTAGCAGACGTAGGCGGTGTCGCCCCGTATGACGAGGCCCGGATACGAGGTGTCGCCGGTGCTGGGCAAATCGGTGAGGCGGACCATGTGGTCCTCCCGCACCAGAAACAGGGAGGTCCGCTTTTTACCCAGGATGCTGCCGGTGTTGTTGAGGATGAGCTTCGGACCGGTGTGGAACCTTCCCACGCCGAGGACGAACCCGTGACGATAAAAAAGCAGGGGGCCGTCGAACCGGGTGACCGTGCTGTGGTTCTCGGTCCACTCCACATAGGGCGGCTCCGAGACGGAAATCAGCGTATTGCCGTCATTATCCCCGAAGAGGTATCCACCCACTTCCAGGCGGGCGGTGGCCAGAATGCGGCCGTCGGGCAGGAACACGATGGCGGTCTCGTCGTTGACGTCGCCCTCGTAAATCTGGGAGACGAACTCCCATGTGACGCCGTCGGTGGATTTAAACAGGGCGGATTTTCCATGCTCGTGCCAGTACGCGGGGCAGTACCAGGTTTTCCCCCCATCCGGGGTCTTGGGCCTCCAGAAGAGCCATCCCTCGTGCTCGATGTCCACCAACGGCTCCCAGGCAACGCCGTCGACGCTGGATGTGACCGCCGTGGTGTAGGGCTCGGCGCTGAAATCCCGGTTTTTCAGGCAGTACATGAAGAGGCGGTCATTGATGACCGCGAGCTTCGGGTCCCGGATGTCCTCACCCGGGTTCTGAAACGTTGCGATCTCCTCCCAGGTGCGGGCGTCTTCCGAGCGGAGCAGCACCAGCACGGTGGTGTCGCTGGCGAAGTGGAACGGCGCCCGGGCGTGGATCAGGTAGAAGGCGTCGCTCCAGTAAATCATGTCGGTATTGGAGTTGTGAAACTCGTCGGCCGCTATCGGGTAGACGTCCGTCACGACGTCTCCGTCGACCACCGACCGGTTGGGACGGAGATACCAGTAGGCGACGAGCAGACCGAAGAGCACGATGATCGTTAGAAGACCGATGCAGACCCACTTGAGCACCGTGAGGATTTTCTTTACTGCCATGCGAGCGGCTCCTGTTATGTATGAGGTGATGGAATGTTACGAATAGTACCGTATCGGCGGACAAAATACTACCAAATTTGTTATATAAAAACACCTTCTTGTTTTGAGATAAAGATATATTTTTAATCCGGCGGTGTCAATAGCTGAGAGGGCGGCGGCGGGTATATTGTGTGACCGGTGGGATCGTGCAGATCGAATTTCAAAACGGACGCGCTTCCTGTGACCACGCCTCGTTCGACTCCTTCAGCCCGGGAGGGGCATCATGTAGTCCGACGATCCTTTTCGAGACGACGACGCTCCGCTGTTCCAATGATTTTCGTTCCGTTGCTTTCGACCGGCGATGACGCTCTCCGGAAGGGCTCGGCTCCCGTGGGTGATGGTTACACATTGTACATCACATCCCGCCGTGGTAGAATTCGAATGTTCCGGTTTGTTTGGGGATGGCCCATGAAGCTAGGTCCGTATGAGTTCAACTTCCGGGAGCTGGCCGGCTCCGTGGGGGATTTCGGGACGCTCCTGCCCCTGGTCATCGGCTACCTGACGGTCTGCCGCATGAATCCGACGGGGCTTTTGGTGGTGCTGGGGGTGATGAACATCGTCACCGGGCTCTACTATCGCATCCCGGTGCCGATCCAGCCCATGAAGGTGCTGGCGGTGGTGGCCATCGCCGCCGCCTGGAGCCCGGAGAAGGTATATACCTCGGCGCTGGTAATGGGGGTGGTGTGGCTGGTGCTGGGCCTTGGCGGCGTGATGGGCCGGATTTCGGCGTACACCCCGAAGAGCGTCGTCCGGGGGGTGCAGCTTGCCCTGGGGGTGATGCTGGCGGTCAAGGGGTTGTGGATGATGTCGGGGGAGTGGGTGCTGGGGGTGATTTCTCTGGGGATCGTCCTGGCGATGAGCCGGTTTCGCCATTCCCCGGCGGCTCTTATACTGGTGGTCCTGGGGGTGGGGACAGCGCTCTTTTCCGGGGACGTGTCGGGCATCGGTCCCGTGGCCTTTACGCCGCCGGTCGTGACGATGTTCGACCCATCCCTCATCTGGCCGGTGCTTTTGGAGGCGGGGTTCGCCCAGATACCGCTGACGGCGACAAACGCCGTCATCGCCGCCGCGGGGCTGATGAACGATTTCTGGCCGGAGAGGCGGGTGAGCGAAAAAGAGCTCTCGGTGAGCATGGGGGCGATGAACCTTGCGGCGCCCTTTTTCGGCGGCATGCCGATGTGTCACGGTGCAGGCGGGGTCGTGAGCAAGCACTACTTTGGCGCCCGGACGGGCGGCGCGAACATCATCGAGGGAGGGGGCGAGATCGTCCTGGGGCTTCTCTTCGCCGCGGGTCTCGTGGCGGTGCTGGGGGCGTTTCCCCTGTCGGTACTGGGGGCGCTGCTGATCATGGTGGGGATCGAGCTGACAAAGTTCGCAGGAAAACTCCGGTTCGACATGGAGCTTTTGACCGCCCTTGTGGTGGTGCTGGGGGCGGTGACGGTGAATATGGCGGTGGGGTTCGTGGCCGGGTTGGCGCTCCACTACGGGGTGCTGTGGATCGGCGGCGGAAAAAATCGAACGGATATGGATGAAGCATCCAGTCCTGAGACCGCATCGGACGTGAACGGGAACGGCTGAGGAGGGGGGAGTCCGCACAAACAGACCGGGGATGCCGACACCGGCTTTTCAGGCGCGGCGGCGGGAGGGAAGGTAACAACATGACGGATACCGGGAAGCGGGGTGTGTGTGATCGGACGATGGACACGTACCGATACACTCATGAAAGAGGAAGTGAAAACACATGGCGTAGGAATCGC is a genomic window containing:
- a CDS encoding WG repeat-containing protein, translating into MISMVIVLGALLGGAYAEREPFAGPEFAIEPQFDYAGTFREGLAVVKVGGEIDGLYGYINMSGDFVIEPQFDDARICSEGVCTVRVRDKWGYKKTRSNKHSSSGARSYFYSLLTTIPQP
- a CDS encoding exo-alpha-sialidase, with protein sequence MAVKKILTVLKWVCIGLLTIIVLFGLLVAYWYLRPNRSVVDGDVVTDVYPIAADEFHNSNTDMIYWSDAFYLIHARAPFHFASDTTVLVLLRSEDARTWEEIATFQNPGEDIRDPKLAVINDRLFMYCLKNRDFSAEPYTTAVTSSVDGVAWEPLVDIEHEGWLFWRPKTPDGGKTWYCPAYWHEHGKSALFKSTDGVTWEFVSQIYEGDVNDETAIVFLPDGRILATARLEVGGYLFGDNDGNTLISVSEPPYVEWTENHSTVTRFDGPLLFYRHGFVLGVGRFHTGPKLILNNTGSILGKKRTSLFLVREDHMVRLTDLPSTGDTSYPGLVIRGDTAYVCYYTSSVNRDYPWILGMLSPSDIMMAVIDLEAAERLAESKMELAD